A stretch of Pseudorhodobacter turbinis DNA encodes these proteins:
- a CDS encoding cbb3-type cytochrome c oxidase subunit I — translation MKYKTQKIALAYFVTAMALFAVQVTLGLVMGWIYVDGNFLTEILPFNVARMLHTNSLIVWLLLGFFGAAYYLVPEESEQEIHSTKLAYLQLAILIIGTAGVVLTYTFNLFEGNFMLGKEGREFLEQPRWVKVGIVVAALIFLYNISMTVLKGKKTAITNILILGLWLIALLFLFAFYNPDNLALDKQYWWFVIHLWVEGTWELVMASILAFLMMKLTGVDREIVEKWLYVIVATALFSGILGTGHHYFFIGMPGYWLWIGSIFSTFEVVPFFGMMAFAFVMVWKGRRDHPNKAALLWSLGCATLAFFGAGVWGFLHTLHGVNYYTHGTQITAAHGHLAFFGAYVSLNLAIITYAMPQLLGRDPYNQVLNMASFWLMSSGMVFMTVTLTLAGTVQTHLQRVNGEAFMDVQDQLWIFFVMRFGSGVAVVLGALLFLYAVLRPRKEIVSPGPIERDRLKSDPDHIAAE, via the coding sequence ATGAAATACAAAACCCAAAAGATCGCTCTGGCCTATTTCGTAACTGCAATGGCGCTTTTTGCCGTTCAGGTTACGCTTGGGCTTGTCATGGGCTGGATCTATGTCGACGGTAACTTCCTGACAGAGATTTTGCCCTTTAACGTGGCGCGTATGCTGCACACCAACAGTCTTATCGTCTGGCTTTTGCTGGGCTTTTTCGGCGCGGCCTATTACCTTGTGCCCGAGGAATCCGAGCAGGAAATCCATTCGACCAAGCTGGCCTATTTGCAGCTTGCGATCCTGATCATCGGCACCGCCGGTGTGGTCCTGACCTATACCTTCAACCTGTTTGAGGGCAATTTTATGCTGGGCAAAGAGGGGCGTGAGTTCCTTGAGCAACCCCGCTGGGTCAAGGTCGGCATCGTCGTGGCGGCATTGATCTTCCTTTACAACATCTCGATGACAGTGCTGAAGGGCAAGAAAACCGCGATCACCAATATCCTGATTTTGGGCCTGTGGTTGATCGCGCTGCTGTTCCTCTTTGCATTCTATAACCCCGATAACTTGGCACTCGACAAGCAATACTGGTGGTTCGTGATCCATCTCTGGGTTGAAGGCACTTGGGAGCTGGTGATGGCCTCTATCCTTGCCTTTTTGATGATGAAGCTGACAGGTGTTGACCGCGAGATCGTTGAGAAATGGCTCTATGTTATCGTGGCCACTGCGTTGTTTTCGGGCATCCTTGGCACGGGTCACCACTATTTCTTCATCGGGATGCCGGGCTATTGGCTCTGGATCGGGTCTATCTTCTCGACCTTTGAGGTGGTTCCTTTCTTTGGCATGATGGCGTTTGCCTTTGTCATGGTCTGGAAAGGCCGCCGCGATCACCCCAACAAGGCCGCTTTGCTCTGGTCTTTGGGCTGCGCCACACTTGCCTTCTTTGGTGCCGGCGTCTGGGGCTTTTTGCACACGCTGCACGGGGTAAACTATTACACCCACGGCACGCAGATCACCGCGGCCCACGGCCACCTTGCCTTCTTCGGGGCCTATGTCTCGCTGAACCTTGCGATCATCACCTATGCGATGCCGCAGCTTCTGGGCCGTGATCCCTATAATCAGGTGCTGAACATGGCGTCCTTCTGGCTGATGTCATCGGGGATGGTGTTTATGACCGTGACGCTGACGCTGGCCGGTACGGTGCAAACCCACCTGCAACGCGTGAACGGCGAGGCGTTCATGGATGTCCAAGACCAGCTCTGGATCTTCTTCGTCATGCGCTTTGGCTCTGGTGTGGCGGTTGTTCTGGGCGCGCTCTTGTTCCTCTATGCGGTGCTGCGGCCCCGCAAAGAGATCGTAAGCCCCGGCCCAATCGAACGTGACCGCCTGAAAAGCGATCCCGACCATATTGCAGCGGAGTGA
- a CDS encoding CbbQ/NirQ/NorQ/GpvN family protein, with protein sequence MDGTLNLKGAADAPFYLPQSDECDIFAAAAAHDLPVLLKGPTGCGKTRFVAHMAARLGRPLYTVACHDDLSAADLIGRYLLKGGETVWVDGPLTRAVREGAICYLDEVVEARRDVTVVLHPLTDDRRILPIDRTGEELVAAPGFLLVASYNPGYQNIMKTLKPSTRQRFVSLEFNFPKMEHEIPVVARESGLDAERVKPLVRLANKLRAMKGQDLEEGVSTRLVVYAATLIAGGMAIERAIQTAMIEPLTDDADVKAGLRDLVTAVFG encoded by the coding sequence ATGGACGGAACCCTGAACCTGAAGGGGGCGGCAGATGCCCCCTTCTACCTGCCGCAAAGCGATGAGTGCGATATCTTCGCTGCCGCTGCGGCCCATGATCTTCCGGTTTTGCTCAAGGGGCCAACCGGCTGTGGCAAGACGCGCTTTGTGGCCCATATGGCCGCACGGCTTGGCCGCCCGCTTTATACGGTGGCCTGCCATGATGATCTTTCCGCCGCCGATCTGATCGGTCGCTATCTGCTCAAGGGTGGTGAGACGGTTTGGGTCGATGGCCCCCTGACGCGTGCCGTACGCGAGGGTGCGATTTGCTATCTTGATGAGGTGGTCGAGGCGCGGCGCGATGTCACCGTCGTCTTGCACCCTTTGACCGATGACCGGCGCATCCTGCCCATCGACCGCACCGGCGAGGAATTGGTCGCAGCCCCCGGCTTTTTGCTGGTTGCCAGCTATAACCCCGGCTACCAGAACATCATGAAAACGCTCAAACCCTCCACCCGTCAGCGGTTTGTCAGCCTCGAATTCAATTTCCCCAAGATGGAACATGAAATCCCCGTTGTGGCCCGCGAATCCGGGCTGGACGCGGAACGGGTAAAGCCCCTTGTCCGCTTGGCCAACAAATTGCGCGCCATGAAAGGTCAGGACCTAGAGGAAGGGGTCTCCACCCGTCTTGTGGTCTATGCCGCCACGCTGATTGCGGGCGGAATGGCGATTGAGCGCGCGATCCAAACCGCAATGATCGAGCCTTTGACCGATGATGCGGATGTTAAGGCGGGGCTCCGCGATCTCGTGACTGCCGTTTTCGGGTGA